A DNA window from bacterium contains the following coding sequences:
- a CDS encoding GIY-YIG nuclease family protein, with product MFYVYVLLSLKDNNFYIGFSENLKKRIKDHNSGRNTSTKIRRPLELVYYEAHLSKEDALRREEYFKTSKGKSTLRQMLRITLSSQKSKTI from the coding sequence TTTTGTTGAGTTTAAAGGATAATAATTTTTACATTGGTTTTAGTGAAAACCTCAAAAAACGCATAAAAGACCATAACTCGGGGCGCAACACGAGTACTAAAATAAGAAGGCCATTAGAACTTGTGTATTATGAAGCACATTTAAGTAAAGAGGACGCATTGCGTCGTGAGGAATATTTTAAAACTTCAAAAGGCAAATCAACATTGAGACAGATGTTGAGAATAACTCTTTCATCGCAGAAATCGAAAACTATATAA